From Paenibacillus sp. V4I7, one genomic window encodes:
- a CDS encoding aminopeptidase, whose translation MLDPRLTKLADVLVNYSVKAQPGENILIEAYGIDSALVKEIVKKVHAAGAHPFVNVRDHVIMRQLIMNGTEAQMQTWADADAFQMKQMQGYIGVRGGANSYELSDIPADRMKLYNSIYYQQVHFDIRVKDTRWVVLRYPTSSMAQLASMSTDEFEEFYFNVCTMDYGKMSKAMDALKDLMDRTDKVRLVGPGTDLTFSIKGIGGVKCDGELNIPDGEVYSAPVRESVNGIISYNTPTPHDGFIFENIVLEFENGKIIKATANDTDRINQIFDMDEGARYVGEFAIGVNPYIQEPMKDTLFDEKIDGSFHFTPGNCYDDAYNGNKSSLHWDIVNIQRPEYGGGEIWFDDVLIRKDGIFVLPELLQLNPENLK comes from the coding sequence ATGCTGGATCCAAGACTAACGAAACTCGCTGATGTCCTTGTGAATTATTCGGTTAAGGCACAGCCTGGCGAAAATATTTTGATAGAAGCGTATGGCATTGATTCTGCTCTTGTAAAAGAGATCGTGAAAAAGGTTCACGCAGCTGGCGCGCATCCTTTCGTCAATGTAAGAGATCATGTGATTATGCGCCAACTCATCATGAATGGTACAGAAGCTCAAATGCAAACATGGGCAGATGCCGATGCTTTCCAAATGAAACAAATGCAAGGATACATAGGTGTACGCGGCGGAGCCAATAGTTATGAACTGTCGGATATTCCGGCAGATCGAATGAAGCTGTACAATTCAATTTATTATCAACAGGTTCATTTTGATATCCGCGTGAAGGATACGAGATGGGTCGTTCTTCGTTACCCGACGTCTTCCATGGCGCAGCTTGCCAGCATGAGTACGGATGAGTTCGAGGAGTTCTACTTCAACGTATGTACGATGGATTATGGCAAAATGTCCAAAGCAATGGATGCTTTGAAAGACCTCATGGATCGCACGGATAAAGTGCGCCTAGTCGGTCCAGGCACGGATTTGACATTCTCCATTAAAGGTATCGGCGGCGTTAAATGCGATGGGGAGCTCAACATCCCGGATGGCGAAGTTTACTCCGCACCAGTTCGTGAGTCGGTGAATGGTATCATTTCCTACAATACACCAACGCCTCATGATGGTTTCATTTTCGAGAATATCGTACTTGAATTCGAAAATGGTAAAATCATAAAAGCAACAGCTAACGATACAGACCGAATTAATCAAATTTTTGATATGGATGAAGGTGCGCGTTATGTAGGTGAATTCGCAATTGGTGTGAATCCTTACATTCAAGAGCCGATGAAAGATACGCTTTTCGATGAGAAAATCGACGGCAGCTTCCACTTCACACCAGGAAATTGCTACGATGATGCTTATAACGGCAACAAATCCTCCTTGCACTGGGATATCGTGAATATCCAACGTCCAGAATACGGCGGCGGCGAAATTTGGTTTGACGATGTGCTGATTCGTAAGGACGGTATTTTCGTACTGCCTGAGCTTCTGCAGCTGAATCCGGAAAACTTGAAGTAG
- a CDS encoding AraC family transcriptional regulator, producing the protein MQELYQNLHRMINFRHAVTHDPIPLDFHQHQDQYEIYFFLTGDVHYFIEKQVYPLQYGDLLIMHSNELHRPNFQSKKQRYENVVIHFNPTLVENFNSPQFNLLDCFNNRIFGEQNRMRLTPPQIDDIMKLYERMEMHKRPQALPGSEILFVSAFIELLVFINRIFQNQGKQEEQVMIPDKLSSLFTYIDENLDQDLSLEVLEHVVFMNRSYLCRLFKKHTGSTIHEHILFKRIAKAKQLLREGSTVTDTCQLAGFNDYSNFIRTFKKAVGLPPRQYQAQQRRV; encoded by the coding sequence ATGCAGGAACTTTACCAGAATCTACATCGCATGATCAATTTTAGACATGCCGTGACCCATGATCCGATTCCATTGGATTTCCATCAGCACCAGGACCAATATGAAATTTATTTTTTCCTTACTGGGGACGTTCACTACTTCATCGAAAAACAGGTTTACCCCCTGCAGTACGGGGATCTGCTGATCATGCACAGTAATGAATTGCACAGACCTAATTTCCAATCCAAAAAGCAGCGTTATGAGAACGTGGTGATCCATTTTAATCCTACTCTGGTGGAGAACTTTAATTCCCCTCAGTTTAACTTGCTTGATTGCTTCAATAACCGTATATTTGGTGAGCAAAACCGGATGCGGCTGACTCCACCGCAAATTGATGACATTATGAAGCTGTATGAACGTATGGAGATGCATAAGCGGCCTCAAGCGCTCCCAGGATCGGAAATTCTGTTTGTTTCAGCCTTTATCGAGCTGCTCGTGTTTATCAATCGAATTTTTCAAAATCAAGGCAAACAAGAAGAACAGGTCATGATTCCCGACAAGCTTTCCTCCCTATTCACCTACATTGATGAAAATTTAGATCAAGATCTGTCGCTCGAGGTACTGGAACACGTCGTGTTCATGAATCGTTCCTACCTATGCAGACTGTTCAAAAAACACACAGGCAGCACCATTCATGAGCATATCTTGTTCAAGCGCATCGCCAAAGCGAAACAGCTGCTGCGCGAGGGCTCTACAGTCACAGATACGTGCCAGCTAGCAGGCTTCAACGATTACTCTAACTTTATCCGAACGTTTAAGAAAGCTGTCGGCCTTCCTCCTCGTCAGTACCAGGCCCAGCAGCGGCGGGTATGA
- a CDS encoding sugar phosphate isomerase/epimerase, whose translation MKLSVFTVATPDLTPEELAKAAIAAGIEGIEWRFKDIPADAVNEKPSFWRNNLCSIDPNGSDEELERFRLAAVNNNLVNLSITPYLNACNVAETEHVFKTAQKIGASFIRVGVPGYDKSKNYNDLYATAVDYLHHVQEFAQQYGIKALTEIHHNTITPSAGLAHRLVSNFNSDYIGVLHDAGNMVHEGYENFRMGLELLGPYLAHVHVKNARWLPTGEEQEGIKLWKSEWAPLNEGIVNWKQLLNDLKEVGYDGYLGIEDFSGQYGSQEMLNNFASKVKQWLA comes from the coding sequence ATGAAATTATCCGTGTTTACTGTAGCAACACCTGACCTGACCCCAGAAGAACTAGCAAAGGCGGCCATTGCTGCCGGGATTGAAGGCATTGAATGGCGTTTCAAAGATATTCCAGCTGACGCGGTAAATGAGAAGCCATCTTTCTGGAGAAATAATCTTTGTTCCATTGATCCGAATGGTTCAGACGAAGAATTGGAACGTTTCCGACTTGCTGCTGTTAACAATAACTTAGTGAACTTGAGTATCACCCCTTACTTAAATGCTTGTAATGTTGCAGAGACCGAGCATGTTTTCAAAACGGCTCAGAAAATAGGAGCTTCCTTCATTCGTGTTGGTGTTCCTGGCTATGACAAGAGTAAGAATTATAATGACTTATATGCAACGGCTGTGGACTATTTACATCATGTGCAGGAATTTGCTCAGCAGTATGGCATTAAAGCCTTAACTGAAATCCACCATAATACGATCACACCAAGTGCTGGATTGGCACACCGACTGGTTTCCAACTTCAATTCAGATTACATTGGGGTTCTGCATGATGCCGGCAACATGGTGCATGAAGGATACGAGAATTTCCGCATGGGCCTTGAGCTGCTCGGACCTTATCTAGCGCATGTTCATGTTAAAAATGCAAGATGGTTGCCAACCGGCGAAGAGCAAGAGGGTATCAAGCTCTGGAAAAGCGAGTGGGCACCACTAAATGAAGGGATCGTCAATTGGAAGCAGCTGCTGAATGACTTAAAAGAGGTCGGCTACGATGGTTACCTTGGCATTGAAGATTTCAGCGGTCAATATGGCTCGCAAGAGATGCTGAACAATTTTGCATCGAAAGTGAAACAATGGTTGGCATAA
- a CDS encoding TVP38/TMEM64 family protein — translation MARSKSLWLLLLWFIIAVAGLLVLKWTGVWERLDLDWLTDWLRDLGPLGGLLYIIVYTLRPLVLFPATPLTLYGGYVFGAFWGTIYDIIGAGAGALLSFYITRKWGRNSFQRILRNKKLQSFDQKAEEKGFVVVLYMRLMPFFPFDGVSYGAGLSKIRFWDYTWGTLIGIIPGAVVYNVFGASLQDIGSGKFYAAVGMYIAFALIPLLLKKTQAIRTRDRA, via the coding sequence ATGGCGCGCTCGAAGTCGCTCTGGTTACTATTGTTATGGTTTATAATCGCTGTCGCCGGTCTGCTCGTTTTGAAATGGACTGGTGTATGGGAGCGCTTGGATCTAGATTGGCTGACTGATTGGCTCCGTGACTTAGGTCCACTTGGCGGGCTGCTATATATTATTGTTTACACGCTTCGTCCATTGGTGTTATTTCCGGCGACACCGTTGACCCTATATGGGGGCTATGTGTTTGGCGCTTTCTGGGGAACGATCTATGATATCATTGGGGCTGGCGCTGGGGCGTTGCTTTCTTTCTATATTACGCGCAAATGGGGCCGCAACAGCTTTCAGCGAATTTTGCGAAATAAGAAGCTGCAGTCTTTCGACCAGAAGGCAGAAGAAAAAGGGTTTGTGGTCGTCCTTTATATGCGTCTAATGCCTTTCTTTCCTTTCGATGGCGTAAGTTATGGGGCAGGACTGTCCAAAATTCGTTTTTGGGACTATACGTGGGGAACGTTGATTGGTATAATTCCTGGTGCCGTTGTTTATAACGTTTTTGGTGCATCACTGCAAGACATTGGGTCGGGTAAGTTTTATGCCGCAGTGGGGATGTACATCGCTTTTGCGTTAATACCGCTGCTCTTAAAAAAGACACAGGCTATAAGAACTCGCGACCGGGCATAG
- a CDS encoding phosphatase PAP2 family protein, giving the protein MQGKSLYKDLFWGFGAACVLLIGFVLFSQSLSSSWLKEFDENIGSAVRSLRSDAVTPVALFFTIMGKAITEFIVFVVVALILLIKFKHKWETLVLLIGVLTAWGLNQLLKDLFQRDRPAGMRLIEENSFSFPSGHAMVSILFYGLIGYLLWVNVRKIWKAAWLIPVVTIVVVVCIGLSRIYLGVHYPSDVLAGFAAGGAGLIGCIMAIHRIRTRKIRSILRSEQLRG; this is encoded by the coding sequence ATGCAGGGGAAATCGTTGTACAAAGATTTATTTTGGGGGTTTGGGGCAGCGTGCGTGTTGTTAATCGGTTTCGTTCTATTTTCTCAAAGCTTGTCATCCAGCTGGTTAAAGGAATTTGACGAGAATATAGGTAGTGCTGTACGTTCACTGAGGAGTGACGCTGTAACACCGGTTGCTTTATTTTTTACGATAATGGGAAAAGCGATAACAGAATTCATTGTATTCGTTGTTGTAGCCCTCATCCTGCTGATCAAATTTAAGCACAAATGGGAGACACTTGTACTGCTCATTGGTGTATTGACAGCATGGGGGTTGAATCAACTTCTTAAAGATCTATTTCAGCGTGACCGCCCTGCGGGAATGCGATTGATTGAGGAAAACAGCTTCAGCTTCCCAAGTGGACATGCGATGGTATCCATCCTGTTCTATGGACTGATCGGCTACTTATTATGGGTCAACGTGCGTAAAATATGGAAGGCAGCCTGGCTAATCCCGGTTGTTACTATTGTTGTTGTCGTATGTATCGGGCTAAGCCGGATTTATCTAGGTGTTCATTATCCAAGTGATGTACTGGCAGGGTTTGCAGCTGGCGGTGCCGGACTCATTGGATGTATCATGGCGATTCACCGTATCAGAACGAGAAAGATACGAAGCATACTTAGATCGGAACAGCTGCGCGGCTGA
- a CDS encoding aldo/keto reductase yields MRYMNIKGVDKPISRLFMGTGDLRKLEEPERMMLDGYIHAGGNAFDTAHQYRGKELVLGQWLAEQMNREKVVILTKGAHHDDGSPGPRVNPEAIRKDLTESLERLGTEYVDLYALHRDDPEVAVGPIIEELNAHLEAKRIRAIGASNWSYKRIQEANEYADDHKLIGFSFSSPNLSLAKPNVPRWEGCVSADEKTCGWHSVNQLPLLAWSAQAGGFFSGNFTPDNRADEEMVRVYYSENNWERYRRAAKLAEEKQVSPIQIALSYVLNQSFPTCAIIGPRNPEELDSSIQAMNLPLTKQEVEWLDLKREEIAE; encoded by the coding sequence ATGAGATATATGAATATCAAGGGCGTAGACAAACCCATTTCCCGGTTGTTCATGGGAACGGGAGATTTAAGAAAATTGGAAGAGCCAGAACGGATGATGCTGGATGGTTACATTCACGCTGGCGGCAATGCCTTCGATACTGCCCATCAATATCGCGGGAAAGAACTAGTTCTCGGCCAATGGCTTGCGGAGCAGATGAACCGGGAAAAGGTAGTCATTCTAACAAAGGGTGCTCATCATGATGACGGCAGTCCGGGTCCACGGGTAAATCCGGAAGCCATCCGTAAGGATTTAACGGAGAGTCTGGAGCGGCTAGGAACGGAGTATGTCGATCTCTATGCGCTGCACCGAGATGATCCGGAGGTAGCGGTCGGACCGATCATCGAAGAGCTGAATGCACACCTTGAAGCCAAGCGAATCCGAGCTATTGGAGCATCTAATTGGTCGTATAAGCGAATTCAGGAAGCGAATGAGTACGCGGATGACCATAAACTCATAGGTTTTTCATTCAGCAGTCCGAATCTTAGTCTTGCTAAGCCAAACGTTCCCCGATGGGAGGGCTGTGTTTCGGCAGATGAGAAGACCTGCGGTTGGCATTCGGTCAATCAGCTGCCATTGTTGGCATGGTCCGCCCAAGCTGGTGGATTTTTCTCAGGAAATTTCACACCAGACAATCGTGCGGATGAGGAAATGGTACGCGTGTACTACAGTGAAAACAACTGGGAACGTTATCGTCGTGCCGCGAAGCTGGCGGAAGAAAAGCAGGTTTCACCGATTCAAATTGCCTTATCATACGTTCTTAATCAGTCATTCCCGACCTGTGCAATCATTGGGCCTCGAAACCCGGAGGAGCTAGATTCCTCTATACAAGCTATGAATCTGCCTTTAACTAAGCAAGAGGTCGAATGGTTGGATTTGAAAAGGGAGGAGATTGCGGAATGA
- a CDS encoding sugar phosphate isomerase/epimerase, with protein MIKHKLAAQLYTLRNELKKDFPSVLKEVKKMGWAAVQIDGLHGNPAKDIAAVMKEIGLQTAGMHVGLDRLKNDMDAVLEEARLFDTKDLICHSLPDGLQNPEGYGSVRRDLQQAASKVSGLGYRVGYHNHDFEFHTTIDGKFALEYLLDDPAIYAEIDTYWVKKAEQDPLSFIQNYAFRMPILHLKDITADERKYFAEIGTGLIDFAPILKWGLQNGVEWFAVEQDYCPGNPMDSLALSYTNLLKIEKLIH; from the coding sequence ATGATTAAACATAAATTGGCTGCGCAATTATATACCTTGAGAAACGAATTGAAAAAAGATTTCCCAAGCGTGCTGAAAGAGGTCAAAAAGATGGGATGGGCGGCCGTCCAAATCGATGGGTTACATGGAAACCCCGCGAAAGATATTGCTGCGGTTATGAAGGAAATCGGATTGCAAACGGCTGGCATGCATGTCGGTTTGGATCGATTGAAGAACGATATGGACGCCGTATTGGAGGAGGCTCGCCTTTTCGATACGAAGGATCTGATCTGCCATTCCCTCCCGGATGGGCTGCAGAATCCAGAAGGGTATGGTAGTGTGCGTCGCGATTTGCAGCAGGCAGCTTCCAAAGTCAGTGGCTTGGGATACCGCGTAGGTTATCATAATCACGATTTTGAATTTCATACGACAATCGATGGGAAATTTGCTTTGGAATATTTGCTTGATGATCCGGCTATTTATGCAGAGATTGACACCTACTGGGTAAAAAAAGCGGAACAAGATCCGCTATCCTTCATCCAAAATTATGCTTTTCGTATGCCGATCCTCCATCTGAAGGACATTACGGCAGACGAAAGAAAATATTTCGCTGAAATCGGAACTGGATTGATTGATTTCGCACCGATCCTGAAGTGGGGATTGCAAAATGGGGTAGAATGGTTCGCTGTTGAGCAAGATTATTGCCCTGGAAACCCGATGGATAGTTTGGCGTTAAGTTATACCAATTTGCTCAAGATAGAGAAATTGATTCACTGA
- a CDS encoding LLM class flavin-dependent oxidoreductase, whose product MLKLSILDQSPVSSGFTHSEALQQTIGLAQVADRLGYTRFWVSEHHNSAGLAGSSPEVLLSTLAARTSRIRLGSGGVLLPHYSPYKVAENFRMLEALYPGRIDLGIGRAPGGTPHTAKALRGISADMFEGLERFPAQVTDLLGFLADSVEPGHVFEGIRATPLVDSMPQVWLLGSTGQSGVYASQAGAAFCFAHFINGAGGQHAVRSYRSSFRPSALNVVPQATVCIYVLCAETQAEAEGLAASIDLRILQMEKGEFTGVKSPEEAANYVYSDWDHTRVRDNRSRMIIGDPNQVREQVLNLAESYQVDEVMVVAGGYRFETRMQTIKLLAEAFNLEMKQHAF is encoded by the coding sequence ATGCTGAAGCTAAGTATTCTTGATCAGTCACCGGTATCATCCGGGTTTACGCATAGCGAGGCGTTACAGCAAACAATTGGGTTGGCTCAGGTGGCCGACCGTCTCGGTTACACCCGATTCTGGGTGTCAGAGCATCATAACTCGGCAGGCCTTGCAGGCTCCTCGCCAGAGGTGCTTCTCTCCACACTGGCTGCCCGCACTAGTCGTATTCGACTCGGCTCCGGCGGCGTATTACTGCCCCATTACAGCCCCTACAAGGTCGCTGAGAATTTCCGTATGCTCGAGGCGCTCTACCCGGGGCGCATCGACCTTGGCATCGGGCGTGCGCCCGGAGGCACGCCGCATACGGCCAAAGCGCTGCGAGGCATCAGCGCTGATATGTTCGAAGGACTTGAGCGGTTTCCAGCACAAGTCACAGATCTACTAGGGTTCCTCGCCGACTCGGTGGAACCCGGGCATGTGTTCGAGGGCATCCGCGCCACCCCTTTGGTGGACTCGATGCCCCAGGTGTGGCTGCTCGGCTCCACCGGGCAGAGCGGGGTGTATGCCTCGCAAGCAGGCGCAGCGTTCTGCTTCGCGCACTTCATCAACGGAGCGGGAGGACAGCATGCGGTGCGCAGCTACCGCAGCTCGTTCCGACCGTCCGCGCTGAATGTCGTGCCGCAGGCGACGGTGTGCATCTACGTGCTGTGCGCTGAGACGCAGGCGGAGGCCGAGGGGCTTGCGGCTTCGATTGATTTGCGCATTCTGCAAATGGAAAAAGGCGAATTCACAGGAGTGAAATCGCCCGAAGAAGCGGCTAATTATGTATACTCAGATTGGGACCATACAAGGGTAAGGGACAATCGATCCCGTATGATCATTGGTGATCCGAACCAAGTAAGGGAGCAGGTGCTGAACCTAGCCGAAAGCTACCAAGTTGACGAAGTGATGGTGGTGGCCGGCGGCTATCGTTTTGAGACGAGAATGCAAACAATTAAATTGTTGGCAGAAGCTTTTAATCTTGAGATGAAGCAGCATGCATTTTAA
- the infC gene encoding translation initiation factor IF-3: MIKNEKIKASEVHVTGLLGEDLGVMSTKEALLLAKQLKVDLICTSLMSSPPPCKLIGAGQAKQEALQEKQQARKREQAPKVKELRLTPHIEDHDLETKRQQAERILHGGDAVLLVVKISGKEGAKAKELLEMLTKDLSSHGRKHTGIQLSGKQAAVQLDPL, encoded by the coding sequence ATGATTAAGAATGAGAAAATCAAAGCATCCGAGGTTCATGTTACGGGATTACTTGGCGAAGATTTGGGCGTAATGTCCACGAAGGAAGCATTGCTGCTAGCGAAGCAGCTGAAAGTGGATTTAATCTGTACCTCGCTCATGAGCAGTCCTCCTCCTTGTAAGCTCATTGGTGCTGGGCAAGCGAAGCAAGAAGCACTGCAGGAAAAGCAGCAGGCCCGCAAGCGGGAGCAAGCACCGAAGGTCAAGGAGCTCCGCTTAACACCTCACATCGAAGATCATGACTTGGAGACGAAGAGGCAGCAGGCAGAGCGCATTCTGCATGGCGGTGACGCTGTGCTGCTGGTCGTGAAGATCTCAGGCAAAGAAGGCGCGAAGGCGAAAGAACTGCTTGAGATGCTGACCAAAGATTTGAGCTCGCATGGGCGTAAGCACACAGGCATTCAGCTTAGCGGTAAGCAAGCGGCTGTGCAGCTGGATCCATTATAA
- a CDS encoding M48 family metallopeptidase — MKRFYTILIIVFGVYACAMSLYLLKGDLFQIPHTLTGTIADPHTFMTNQEIEKSESLSRIRSLAFFVSSPMQMGLLVVLLGSAVRIRNGTERWFHRSWLQTIAFLLIFTLLMDVLFLPIDFFLFRVDHAYGISNETLAMFWGDHGKDFLINGLGTIVMVGLFRWVIRRSPGSWWLWFWLASIPLILFVTFIQPVVLDPLYNDFKPLQNQELKAQILHLAAQSHIPTDQVYEVNMSERTNAINAYVNGIGGNARIVLWDTILKKLQSREILTVMAHEMGHYIEKHIYWGIAYGVLLSFVGLWLTFHAYRFFITRWGSLWGIRGERDLAALPVLLLIVTWMNFASAPVQNVFSRILEHRADIYSMKMTGDGNSAIQAFQKIAKENLSPVTQPKLVQWFRGSHPTIIQRIEYFKQFSK; from the coding sequence ATGAAGCGTTTTTACACAATACTCATTATCGTATTTGGTGTGTATGCATGTGCCATGAGTTTATACTTGCTGAAGGGAGACTTGTTTCAAATTCCGCATACACTCACCGGAACAATAGCTGATCCACATACCTTCATGACTAATCAGGAAATCGAAAAGTCCGAGTCCTTGTCACGTATTCGTTCGCTGGCCTTTTTCGTAAGTTCACCTATGCAAATGGGATTGCTAGTTGTTCTACTTGGCAGCGCCGTTCGGATTCGAAATGGGACGGAGAGATGGTTTCACCGCTCTTGGCTGCAAACGATTGCTTTTTTGCTGATTTTTACCTTACTAATGGACGTGCTGTTTCTGCCAATTGATTTCTTTTTATTTCGAGTGGACCATGCTTATGGCATATCGAATGAGACTCTGGCCATGTTCTGGGGCGATCATGGCAAAGATTTTTTGATTAACGGATTAGGAACGATCGTGATGGTTGGGCTATTCAGGTGGGTAATAAGACGCAGTCCAGGAAGTTGGTGGCTCTGGTTTTGGTTGGCTTCCATCCCACTTATTTTGTTTGTTACGTTTATCCAACCCGTCGTGCTTGATCCGCTTTACAATGACTTTAAACCTCTTCAGAATCAAGAACTTAAAGCTCAAATTCTTCATCTCGCAGCCCAGTCGCATATTCCAACTGATCAGGTTTACGAGGTCAACATGTCAGAGCGGACGAATGCCATCAATGCTTATGTGAATGGAATCGGAGGCAACGCGCGAATTGTTCTATGGGATACGATTCTGAAGAAGCTGCAGTCAAGGGAAATTTTGACAGTAATGGCTCACGAAATGGGACATTATATCGAGAAGCATATTTACTGGGGGATCGCTTATGGCGTCTTACTCAGCTTTGTTGGCCTCTGGCTTACTTTTCATGCTTATCGTTTCTTTATCACACGTTGGGGTTCGCTTTGGGGAATCCGCGGAGAACGAGATTTGGCTGCTTTGCCTGTACTGCTTCTGATTGTAACATGGATGAATTTCGCCTCTGCACCTGTGCAGAATGTGTTCTCACGAATTCTTGAACATCGAGCAGACATCTATTCGATGAAAATGACAGGAGACGGCAACTCGGCCATCCAAGCTTTTCAAAAGATTGCCAAAGAAAATTTGAGCCCCGTTACACAACCGAAGCTCGTACAATGGTTTCGAGGTTCACATCCTACCATTATTCAAAGGATTGAGTATTTTAAACAATTTTCAAAATGA
- the hflK gene encoding FtsH protease activity modulator HflK → MEVFEGRSVPNRPGGLPPGVVSKIVAGIVIVIVLMVGMSMFYTVQEHEKAAILTFGKYSGETEAGLHFKLPYPIQQVIVLPAKKTQRIQIGFRETNGKVNPVEEESLMITGDENILSADAVVEWNISNMQNYLYNIDEAELFLRNSASAAIRSVIGSTSLDFAITEGKTEVQGKVKERLIEMQAKYETGIHILDLKFQDIEPPAGDVQTAFKDVTNAREEKSTKINVAMKYENDILPRERGNAQALIENAEAQKKSRILNAQGDVAKFNAIHTEYVNNKSVTESRLVIETLEKILPSAKIFISDSSGETVKYLPINELLRNPASGQTQGGAAK, encoded by the coding sequence TTGGAAGTTTTTGAAGGTAGAAGTGTACCTAACCGGCCCGGAGGGCTGCCTCCGGGCGTGGTATCGAAGATTGTTGCCGGAATTGTCATCGTCATAGTTTTAATGGTTGGAATGTCTATGTTTTATACCGTCCAGGAACATGAAAAGGCGGCTATTTTAACCTTTGGGAAATATAGTGGTGAAACGGAAGCTGGGCTTCATTTTAAGCTGCCTTATCCGATCCAGCAGGTTATCGTATTGCCGGCGAAGAAGACGCAGCGTATCCAGATTGGCTTTAGAGAAACGAATGGCAAAGTCAATCCCGTTGAAGAAGAATCGTTGATGATCACGGGCGACGAGAACATTTTATCTGCGGATGCGGTGGTGGAGTGGAATATCAGCAATATGCAAAACTATTTATACAATATCGATGAAGCCGAACTGTTCCTGCGTAACTCTGCAAGTGCGGCGATTCGCTCGGTCATCGGCTCGACATCACTTGATTTTGCGATTACGGAAGGAAAAACGGAAGTGCAGGGCAAGGTAAAAGAGCGGCTGATTGAGATGCAGGCCAAATATGAAACAGGGATCCATATACTCGACCTGAAGTTCCAGGATATTGAACCGCCGGCGGGGGATGTTCAGACTGCCTTTAAGGATGTTACAAACGCTCGGGAAGAGAAAAGTACGAAAATTAACGTAGCCATGAAGTACGAGAATGATATCCTTCCGAGGGAGAGAGGGAACGCGCAGGCACTAATTGAAAACGCTGAAGCACAGAAGAAGTCCAGGATTTTGAATGCACAAGGGGATGTTGCAAAGTTTAATGCCATCCATACGGAGTATGTAAATAATAAATCTGTTACTGAAAGCAGACTTGTGATAGAGACTTTAGAGAAGATTTTACCGTCTGCGAAAATTTTTATAAGCGATAGCTCGGGAGAAACAGTAAAATATTTACCGATCAATGAGCTGCTGCGTAATCCTGCGTCCGGACAGACACAAGGGGGGGCGGCGAAATGA
- the hflC gene encoding protease modulator HflC, which translates to MSKERKWILPLIVTGVIAFFSLISLFIVKEGEYKVVLKFGEAVRIKSEPGIHIKIPFIESVKTLPKYQMVYDSKPTSILTKDKKPIEVDNYTVWRIVDAQQFLRTIQSITGGEERIDAAVYNTVRRKLSEIDYSNIISENTQRGNLNDEITKEVSELMERDNYGIKIVDVRIKRTDLPESNKMSVYKRMISDRQSIAAKYLSEGDEESKKITSKADRQARELIAQAEADAKKIVAEGEQQAAQIYNEAYGKDPYFYNFYRTLDSYLVSFKGEPVIMLPIDSPYTKILLGK; encoded by the coding sequence ATGAGCAAAGAGAGAAAATGGATTTTACCGCTCATTGTGACAGGAGTTATAGCCTTTTTTTCCTTGATTTCGCTCTTTATTGTGAAGGAAGGGGAATATAAGGTGGTTTTAAAGTTCGGAGAAGCGGTTCGCATTAAATCAGAGCCGGGCATTCATATCAAAATTCCTTTTATAGAATCCGTAAAGACGCTTCCGAAATATCAAATGGTATATGACAGCAAACCGACCTCTATTTTGACAAAGGATAAGAAGCCAATCGAGGTGGATAACTATACCGTATGGAGAATTGTCGATGCACAGCAGTTCCTGCGTACCATTCAGTCTATAACGGGCGGTGAAGAGCGCATTGACGCGGCTGTCTATAATACTGTAAGGCGGAAATTATCAGAAATAGATTACAGTAATATTATTAGCGAAAACACACAGCGCGGAAATTTAAACGATGAGATAACTAAGGAAGTATCCGAACTGATGGAACGCGATAACTACGGTATTAAGATTGTCGACGTGCGTATTAAACGTACGGACCTTCCTGAATCTAACAAGATGAGCGTTTACAAGCGAATGATTTCCGATCGCCAATCCATTGCTGCCAAGTACTTGTCCGAAGGGGACGAGGAATCGAAGAAAATCACATCCAAGGCAGACCGACAAGCCCGTGAGCTTATAGCTCAAGCGGAAGCGGACGCGAAAAAAATTGTTGCCGAGGGGGAGCAGCAGGCTGCGCAAATTTATAACGAAGCTTACGGCAAGGATCCCTACTTTTATAATTTTTATCGTACGCTGGATAGCTACTTAGTTTCTTTTAAAGGGGAGCCTGTTATAATGCTGCCGATCGATTCACCGTACACGAAAATTTTGCTTGGTAAATAA